The window CTTGCAATTGTCCACCCAGCGGCACAGAGCGGCAGCAGCCATGGTGGTGTTCGACAAAGAAGCCAGCTCCTCCACCAACACCCTACCTCCCTTCCCCCGAGAAGACACTCCACTCCTCTCCAAACCCAGCAAGCTCTCCTCCCAATCCAAAACCTTCGCCAACGTCTTCATCGCCATCGTCGGCGCCGGCGTGCTGGGTCTACCCTACACCTTCAAGAAAACCGGCTGGGTCTTCGGCTCCCTCATGCTCTTCTCCGTCGCCTTCCTAACCTACCACTGTATGATGCTCCTAATCCACACCCGCCGCAAGCTCGACTCCCTCCACTGTGGCGGCCTCTCAAAGATCGCGTCTTTCGGCGACCTTGGTTTCGCCGTCTGTGGCCCAATCGGCCGGTTCTCCGTCGACGTCATGATCGTCCTCGCCCAGGCCGGGTTCTGCATCAGCTACCTAATCTTCATATCAAACACTTTAGCCTTCGTCTTCAATTACTCCGGCCCGGACCGGATTCTTGGTCTGACCCCGAAATCAATCTACCTCTGGGGCTGTTTCCCATTCCAGTTGGGTCTGAATTCGATTCCCACCCTGACCCATCTCGCCCCTCTGAGCATTTTCGCCGACGTCGTCGACCTCGGCGCCATGGGAGTTGTAATGGTAGAAGACGCCATAATCTTCCTCCAAAACAAACCGGCTTTGCAGGCGTTCGGCGGCTTCTCCGTCTTCTTCTACGGCCTCGGCGTGGCAGTTTACGCCTTCGAGGGAATCGGAATGATCCTCCCCCTCGAATCCGAagccaaaaacaaagagaatttcgGGAAAGTCCTGGCATTGTGCATGGCATTCATAGCTCTGATCTACGGATCATTCGGAGTTCTGGGTTACTTTGCATTTGGGGAAGAAACCAAAGAGATAATCACCACCAATTTCGGGCAGGGCTTAGTAAGCACACTGGTCCAGCTGGGTTTGTGCATAAACCTGTTCTTCACTCTCCCATTAATGATGAACCCGGTTTTCGAAGTGGTGGAGCGGCGGTTCTGCGGCTCCACCTACTCCCTGTGGGTGCGGTGGCTGCTGGTTTTTGGGGTGAGCCTGGTGGCGCTGCTGGTGCCGAATTTTGCAGATTTTTTGTCGCTGGTGGGGAGCAGCGTGTGTGTGGCGCTGGGGTTTGTGCTGCCTGCTTTGTTTCATCTGATGGTGTTTAGGGATGagctgagttggtttgggagcGGTTTGGATGGGTGTATTGTGGTGGTGGGTGTGGTGATTGTGGTGTCTGGGACTTGGTCTTCAGTGGCTGAGATTATTGCACCCAAAGCTTGATTTTGGTTGAGCCCCTTGAGGGGGTTAATCAATTCAGTTTTAATTTGCTGCTGCGGAATTGTATTTTAATGCTACATTTGCTGATTATTTTCACCAATTGTAACAACTTAATGCAATGTGTGAGGATCACTGAGACAGTAGatattcttcctttttttttttttttttttttttttttttgaaacctgAGCATTTTCGCCGACGTCGTCGACCTCGGCGCCATGGGAGTTGTAATGGTAGAAGACGCCATAATCTTCCTCCAAAACAAACCGGCTTTGCAGGCGTTCGGCGGCTTCTCCGTCTTCTTCTACGGCCTCGGCGTGGCAGTTTACGCCTTCGAGGGAATCGGAATGATCCTCCCCCTCGAATCCGAagccaaaaacaaagagaatttcgGGAAAGTCCTGGCATTGTGCATGGCATTCATAGCTCTGATCTACGGATCATTCGGAGTTCTGGGTTACTTTGCATTTGGGGAAGAAACCAAAGAGATAATCACCACCAATTTCGGGCAGGGCTTAGTAAGCACACTGGTCCAGCTGGGTTTGTGCAtcctt of the Pyrus communis chromosome 1, drPyrComm1.1, whole genome shotgun sequence genome contains:
- the LOC137744390 gene encoding amino acid transporter AVT3B-like, with the protein product MVVFDKEASSSTNTLPPFPREDTPLLSKPSKLSSQSKTFANVFIAIVGAGVLGLPYTFKKTGWVFGSLMLFSVAFLTYHCMMLLIHTRRKLDSLHCGGLSKIASFGDLGFAVCGPIGRFSVDVMIVLAQAGFCISYLIFISNTLAFVFNYSGPDRILGLTPKSIYLWGCFPFQLGLNSIPTLTHLAPLSIFADVVDLGAMGVVMVEDAIIFLQNKPALQAFGGFSVFFYGLGVAVYAFEGIGMILPLESEAKNKENFGKVLALCMAFIALIYGSFGVLGYFAFGEETKEIITTNFGQGLVSTLVQLGLCINLFFTLPLMMNPVFEVVERRFCGSTYSLWVRWLLVFGVSLVALLVPNFADFLSLVGSSVCVALGFVLPALFHLMVFRDELSWFGSGLDGCIVVVGVVIVVSGTWSSVAEIIAPKA
- the LOC137709384 gene encoding amino acid transporter AVT3A-like, which encodes MGVVMVEDAIIFLQNKPALQAFGGFSVFFYGLGVAVYAFEGIGMILPLESEAKNKENFGKVLALCMAFIALIYGSFGVLGYFAFGEETKEIITTNFGQGLVLLRDCF